Proteins from one Oncorhynchus keta strain PuntledgeMale-10-30-2019 unplaced genomic scaffold, Oket_V2 Un_contig_19179_pilon_pilon, whole genome shotgun sequence genomic window:
- the LOC118370871 gene encoding complement C1q-like protein 4 has protein sequence MAPCSLPLLALACLSLLVTAQPTWGDQDIPSMFRQIMDTVAELKAKSDLTASVLAMKERMESMEKELQALKDIPKVAFAASLGGNGLQKAGDFNKKLVYREVLTNVGGAYNVETGEFTAPVRGVYYIRFTANAPTDVTLSSMLYKNGAKVILAAHESPSGEGSDTASNGATLLLEEGDSLQMMLWANTQVWDNANHHSTFSGFLLFPMPQQLKQ, from the exons ATGGCACCCTGCAGCCTTCCACTGCTGGCCCTGGCCTGCCTGTCGCTGTTGGTCACAGCTCAGCCCACCTGGGGGGACCAGGACATCCCCTCCATGTTCAGACAGATCATGGACACTGTGGCAGAGCTGAAGGCCAAGTCTGACCTAACAGCCAGCGTGCTCG CTATGAAAGAGAGAATGGAATCCATGGAGAAAGAGCTGCAGGCACTGAAAG ACATTCCTAAGGTGGCGTTCGCAGCATCACTGGGAGGCAATGGACTCCAAAAGGCAGGAGACTTTAACAAAAAGCTGGTCTACAGAGAGGTCTTGACAAATGTTGGTGGTGCATACAACGtagagacag GTGAATTCACGGCTCCGGTTCGTGGAGTCTACTACATCCGGTTCACGGCCAACGCTCCTACAGACGTCACCTTGAGCTCCATGCTGTATAAGAACGGCGCCAAAGTCATTCTGGCCGCTCACGAGAGTCCGTCCGGCGAGGGCAGCGACACGGCGTCTAACGGAGCCACTCTGCTGCTGGAGGAGGGAGACAGTCTGCAAATGATGCTGTGGGCCAACACCCAGGTCTGGGACAACGCCAACCACCACAGCACCTTCAGCggcttcctcctcttccccatgcCACAGCAGCTGAAGCAATAG